In Chitinophaga oryzae, the sequence TTCCGCGTAGGCATTCAGCGCCGTATAATAGTCGTTGTTATTGCTTTCCTTTACGCTGCTGGGTTTACTCCAGGGGAAAGTGCCCAGCAGTATGCCGTTGGCGCCGTATTCCTGGTATTCTTTATAATGCTGCTGGTTGTTCAGCCCGTAGCTGTTCCAGGTGTAATCGCCTACGATACGCAGGTTTTTCAGGGGTTTCAGCACGAAGCCGCCGGTGAGCCAGAGATCATTGGCCGTTTCTTTGGTGCGGCCGTTAAGGGTGGCGAGGGCCACGATGTTGGTAAACGAGCCCTGTCCGGAGAAGTGGCCGTCGGGGTGGTATACAGGCATGATCGGGCGGAGGTCACCGGAGATCCAGCCGGATGAAAGGCCGCCATGGCTGGCAGGAGTGGGTTTATTGCTCTCGGTGCGGTTGAGCATCATTTTCATATTCAGTTCCAGCCAGGAAGTAGCTTCAGTGTTCAGCTTCAGGCTGGCGTTATATCTTTTAAAATCTTCATTGGCCACTTTCAGCAACCCTTTCTGATCGAAGTAACCGAGAGAGGCGACGTAGCCGGTTTTACCCTGGCCGCCGGAGATAGACACGTTATGGTCCATCATGGGGGCCCATCCGGGGTACAGTTCTTTGATCCAGTCGGTATTGCCTACATAGCGGTACTTGGAGGGGTTGGCCGGGTCCACATACACCGGCAGGTTGTTGGCCGGGTCTTTGAAATAGGCGACCGACCGGGTAGAATCTTCTGTGGTAAAGGGTTCAGAGGCTGCGTTACCGCCAGAAAGCTGGCCGGTGCGGTCTGCCTCGCGGTGCATACGGATATAGTCTACCGAATTGAGGTATTTCGGCATACGGGTGGGGCGGGTGATGGTATAGGAGGTGGAGTAGTTGAGCCGCAGCGGCGCATCTTTACCGGGCTTTTTGGTGGTGATGAGGATCACGCCGTAAGCGCCTCTTACCCCGTAGATAGCGGCGGATGCGGCGTCTTTTAATACGGTCACATTGGCCACGTCAGCCGGATTGATGAGGTTGGGATCCATCTGTACGCCATCTACCAGTACCAGCGGGCCACCGCCGTTGATAGAGGTGTTACCGCGTACGTTGAAGGTGGCGCCTTTGCCGGGAGCGCCGTTGTTCAGGTTCACGTTGAGGTTGGGCACCATGCCCTGCAGCCCCTGCGCCAGGTTCACCAGCGGACGGCTCTCCAGCTTTTTACCATCCAGCGTGGCTACGGCGCCGGTGAGGTCCCCTTTTTTCTGGGTACCGTAACCTACCACCACCACCTCGTTGAGGCCCTGGGTATCTTCCTGTAAGGTGATGTTAAGGGTGGTACGGCCTTCCACGGCGACGGTCTGCTGGATGTGCCCGATAAAGGAGAACACCAGTGTGGCGTTGTCCGGGGCATTCAGCTCATATTCGCCGTTAGCGTTGGTAACAGCGCCGGCATTAGCGCCGGAGACTTTTACCGTTACGCCGGGCAGCGGTTCCCCTTTGGCGTTGACCACCTTTCCTTTGATATGTTTGTCGCGGATCTCGTTACCGGCGCGGCTCACCACCACCACGTTATTGTCCAGTACTTTGTAGTGCAGGCGGAGAGGTGGCAGCAGGCGGTCCAGCACTTCCGTCACCGTCACGCCGCTCATATCAACAGATAGCGGGGCTATGTCTTTCAACTCATCATTGTTGAAGAAAAAACGGTAATTGGATTTTTTCTCCAGCATGATCAGCATTTTATCCAGCAGGGTGGCCTCTGCCCGGATATTGATCTTTTTCTGGGAATAAACACTGGCAGAAACCTGCGCTACCAGCAATAGCAACAACGTGGTGAATTTCATAATCAATAACATCTGCTGGACCTTCGCCCATACGGGGGGAGGTCCCGACTTAGTAAATTTTTTCATACCTTGGATTTGTTGAGTTGATACAATAGGAGTCCCTGAAACCTTCAAGCGTAAAGGTCTCCTGCTACTTGACAACGGGGAATGTGCGCGCATTTCCCGTTTTTTTTAAAAGATGTTACAGGTGATATCAGGTAAATCCTGATGGTACTTTCATAACTATCGATTTAGACTTTGATTAATGAATAAAGACTTTTCCTGCGGTGATGTTATATTCGAATTGTTTGGTCTGTTTTAACATGCCTAGCAGCTGGTCCAGCGATTCCCCCTGTACATTACCGGTAAAAGAGGTCTGTAATAAAGATTGATTATGACATTCGATGGTAATCCCATACCATCTTTCCATTCTTTTTATCAGTTGTAAAAAAGTTTCGTTGCGGTATACAAACCTGTTTTCCACCCAGGCTGTTTCTGCTATCTCGGCACCGCCACGTTCTTTTTCAATGCTTTCCAGCACGATCAGCGACTTCAGGTCGTCCGGACGGGCTACCGTTGCCGGCTTCACCGTATCGGCGATAGCGTTGGCCACCAGTAGTTTCTGTTTAGGGCTCAGAGTGATATGCTGTTTGCCGCCGTCTTTCACGGTCACCTCCACCGCGCCGCTGATCAGTGCTGTTTCAGTATGTGATTCATCCGCATAAGCCCGCACGTTGAAGGTGGTGCCCAGCACCTTTATATCTACCGTATGGGTGTGGATCACAAAAGGATCGTTGGGCATCCTGGTCACATCAAAATACCCTTCTCCCGTCAGTTTCACCACCCTGCCCGACTTGGCAAAATTGCTGGGATAAGATAGCGTGCTGCCGGCATTGAGCATCACCAGGGTACCATCCGGGAGGGTGATGCGGGTTTTGGAACCGGGCCGTGTCTGTACCGTACTCCATACCACGGCGTTGGTAGCGGTGCTGCTACGCAGGTATAACGCCATGGCGGCGCCCAGCAGCAACACCAGCGATGCGGCGGCCATGACCCGCCAGCGGCCCCGGCGTACCGGCAGACTGTCTTCCGTCACTTCCGGCAGCGCTTCCTGGCTTCCGCCGGCGGCGATATCCCCCATGATGCGGTCCAACAGCATTTCTTTCCGTTCCGGCGTGGGCTTGCCGGTGCTTTGCAGGAATATCTTGTCCAACAACGCCTGTTGCCGGGCTACCTCCGGGGAGGCTTCCAGCAGGACTTCCAGCTCCACCTCCTCAGCCGGCGACAGGGCGCCTGCCGTCCGTTTGGCCATCAGTTCCCAAAGCCTTTCGTGTTGTTCCATTAAATTGATATTACGGTGATGTAACAGATAAGACAGTATTTTGGAGAAATACTATGAAGCGGGGAGAAATTTTTTATTTTTTTATTTATTTATTCCATCCAGCCGAAATGCTGACGGATATCGATCACCTCGCCGAGCTTTTTCAGGGCGATCGCCATTTGGGTGTTCACGGTATTAATGGATACTTCGAGGATCTCAGCCACCTCCCTGTATTTGAGACCGTCTTCTTTTACCAGGCGAAATATAAGTTTACAGCGGGCGGGCAGCAGGTTGATGGCTGATTCTATCTTCCGCAGGTTCTCCTTGCTGATCAGCATATCTTCCGGGGAGGCAGCCATGGCGTTGACAGTTACCTGTATATGCTCGCCTGTGAGCATCTCCGGCATTCTGCCGGCGCGGATGCGGTAATTACAGGCAGTGTTACGGACAGCCGTGTAGAGATAAGTGTTGAGGTTACGCACTGTGGCAAGGCCGGCGCGGTTCTGCCATATCTTCACAAAAACATCGGACACCGCTTCTTCTGCTTCTTCCCGGGAAGGTAACAGCGATGCGGCAAACACGATCAGCCGGTCGCTATACTGCAAAAACAGCTGGCGAAAAGCAAGTTGATCATTGTCCCTGTATATTTTGTCTAACAGATCCTGCATCTGCAAATGATTGTGAACAGCATTCCCATTGATAAAGATGGCTTTGGTAAGGTAGGCTAGTCCACTTATCCACAATACCTGAAATTTAGCGGATACTAATGCTGGATTAACAAGACAACTTCCCTGGGGAGGGTCCGCTGGGAAATGAAAAACAAAAGGGCTGACCCGATGGCCAGCCCTTCAAACAGGAACTATCTTAGGACAAAATCGTCTGTCTATTTATAGATATAAATTTCAATTTTGCCATCCTGGGTAACAGCGCCGCGGTACATCCCTTCTGTGTTAAAAGGCATGGCCATATGGCCGTTTTTGTCCAGCGCAATCAGACCGCCATCGCCACCCATATCGCCTACTTTTTTGATCACCGTTTTGCCGGCATCCTGTACAGACAACCCTTTGTATTCCATCAGGGCGGACAGGTCGTAAGCTACCACGTTACGGATATAATACTCCCCCCAGCCGGTGCAGGACACTGCCACAGTGTTATTATTGGCATAGGTGCCGGCGCCGATAATCGGGGAGTCTCCCACACGGCCGTACTTTTTGTTGGTCATACCGCCGGTAGAGGTGGCAGCCGCCAGGTTGCCCTGCTTGTCCAGCGCTACCGCCCCTACGGTGCCGAATTTATTGTCCTTGTTGATAATGCCGAGCTTCGCGGGATTCGTATAGGCGTTGGACCGCGCAGTCGCCAGCGAGTCTTCCTGTATTGCTTTCTGCAGGCCTTTCCAGCGGGACTCGGTCCGGAAATAAGAAGGGTCCACGATTTCCAGTCCGGCTTCTTTGGCGAATTTCTCCGCGCCCGGGCCTATCATCATCACATGCTCGGATTTCTCCATCACGGCACGGGCGGCGCTGATCGGGTTTTTCACTACCGTTATGCCCGCTACGGCGCCGGCCGCTCCCGTTTTACCGCTCATAATCGCGGCATCCAGCTCGTTGCGGCCTTCATGGGTAAACACCGCGCCTTTACCGGCGTTAAAAAGAGAGTCGTCTTCCAGCACGCGCACAGTGGCTTCCACGGCATCGAGACTGCTGCCGCCGGATTGCAGTACGCCATAGCCCTTTTCCAGCGCACGCTTCAGGGACGCCTTATAAGCTTCCTCCATGGCAGGCGACATATTCTTTTTCAGGATCGTGCCCGCACCTCCATGTATCACCAGTACATACTGACCGGCTTTTTTCTGCGCTGATACGGTATTCCAGGTCATCATCAGGCAGCAGGACAGTAACAAATAGCAAAAACTTCTTTTCATCTGACATCTTATTTTATAAAATCATCCAATCGCTTTCATCCCCGTTCACCAGGAGCATCTGTAATAATCATGACCATCACGGGACCTGCTTCGTCTTCAATACACCGTTGTCTACCCACCACCAGTACCAGGTGCCGCCGCTGGCCGCCGCCGTATCGAAGTCCGATACCCGGAAGCTGCCATTGCCGGTAGCGGAAGCGGGTATTTCGTATACTTTGAGCGCTTCCCCGTTACAGTTCCATTGCAGCGGCTGCCCTTTCACACAAAGTTCAGGTTTTTTGAGACTATCTGTTAAGATAAAATAAGCTTTGCTGACACCAAAAACTTTGGCGATGCCGTTTTCATCGATACACACGGCGGTCTTCTCATCAGGGGCGATGCCCACGGGGAAAATGCCGTAGTCGGTGATAATGCGGCTCATAAAAGTCACATGCCGGCCCTGGCGTCCGCGCTTCATATAATGCTGGTCGCTGATCACCCTGGACAGGTACGGCGCCTGCAGGAAATCATTGTTATATACTTTCACCAGTGTGTCATAGGGATTGGCCAGCACGCTGTCAGACACGGCGCTACCGCCTTCCCCGCTGTAGTACAAGCCGCTAAGGACGGCGCAGCCAGCACTGGTGCCTCCCACCGGCGCCTTCTTCTCCGTCAGCAGGTAATTGATCGCGGCGGCCGTTTTGGTGCCCCGCCAGTTGTTCATATACCGGGACTGGTCCCCGCCGGCGATAAACAGCATTTCAGCATTACGGATGATTTGCGCCACAGTATCGTTGTCCGCCAGTTCCCGGCTGGTGATGTTCAGCGTCTCCACGGAGTTCACCTCTCCCAGGGAATCGATATCCACATTGTAACCTCCGTTGTTGGAAGCTGTGAGCACCACTACGTCGCCACCGCCGCTGCGGGCTATCATCCACTTAAAAGCGCCGTCTACATTACCACCGCCACCTATCAGCGCTACGCCTCCTGTTACGGGCTTCACCACATCGGCCGTATCACCGACAATACCAATGGAAGCCGGACGGCCGGAAATGTTTTCCGAAGCATTTGCCGCATCCCCGCAACTGCTGAAATACGGCGCTATGATGCCTATTAAGCCCAATATTCTTACCCCATTCATTTACTGATCGTTTTTAAATTAGTGGATACCCTCAAATTCGTAATTCGTAATTCGTAATTCGTAATTCGTAATTAATAAGGTTTATTCTGCTCCATGTTTTTATTGGCTTTGGTTTCGGCGTCCGGTATGGGAAACACATAACCGCGCTGACCGGGCTTCAGCAGCACGGCGCCCAGCGCATTGACGGCATCTTCCGGTTCACGGGTTACCGGCAGGGAACGCCGGCGCAGGTCAAACAAACGATGGCCTTCAAAAGCCAGTTCTTTAAAACGTTCGGTGTATATGGCGGTGATCAGCGCGTCTTTATCGGCGAACGGCTGCGGCGTGTATCCTTCGATACGGGCGGCGCGCAGGTTGTTCAGGTCAGCGGCGGCATTGGCCAGCTGTCCCAGTTCGGCGGCTGCCTCTGCACGGACCAGGTACATCTCACCGGTACGGAACAGCTTCAGGTCCGCCAGGCCGGGGTTACCGTCGCTGCCGGCATACTTGTTCACCAGGTAAGCGGATTTACCGGCGCCACGGCTGTCATCAAACTCAATGTACGCAGGGTAACGTATATCGTTCACTTTATCAAACAGTTTGATCAGCTCAAAAGAGGGCACGTACAAGGCTACACGCTTTTTGAAATAAACACCGCCAATCAGATCGTCGTTGGTACCGGCCATCTGCTTCAGTTTCCAGATCACTTCAGATTCATCCGTGTCTTTCCAGATGGCGGGAAACTTGTTCCGCGCCGCCAGCGGCATCGCCTGGATAGCCTCTGTGGCATAGGTCACCGCATCGGTCCATTTTTTTCCGTACAGGGCTACCCGTGCCTGGATAGCAGCAACGGCAGCGAGGGTGATATGCGTATTATCGTCAAATGAAGCAGGGATCAGCTTCTTCGCTGCTTTGAGATCATCTTCGATACGTGTTGTTACTTCCGCAAAGGTATTCCGGGCAGGTGAACTGATTTTGGAAATATCCATATAGGGCACGCCCAGCGCATTGGGCGTATAGTCCTGTGCGTAGCTCTGCAGGAGCTGGAAATGGCAATAAGCCCTCAGCGCCAGCAGCTCACCGTGGTACTGGTCGCGCTGCGCTATCTCATCACCTTTGGCCGGTACCTGCGGCAGGGCCGCCAGCACACGGTTGGCACGGTCGATAGTGATATAGTATTCGTTGAAAGAAGATGTGATGGTGCCATTGCTGGGGTCTATCTGCCAGCGGTAAGACGCAACACCGCCGCCGGTACCGTTTTCACTGGGCAGCATACACTCGTCGGTGACCAGCGACACGTTGTAGATGGTATTGTAGGTCAACCGGGTATAAGCGCCCAGCAAGCCGCCGTTCAGGTCGGCCACATTGCGGAACGTTCTTCCGGGGTCAATGATATTGTCGGTAGGCGACAGGTCCAGTTGTTTGTTGCACGAAAGCAGGCATACCGGCAGCATCAGCGCCAGGTATTTAACGGTATGTTGAATATAACGGATCATGAACAGCAGGATTTAAAAGTTAACATTCAGGCCAAAGGTGTAAGTCCGTGCGGCGGGGTAGTCGAAACGTCCTTCGCCGTTGTTGTTTTCCGGATCGAAGCTTTTCCATTTGGTGAAGGTGAGGAGGTTCTGCCCCTGTGCAAACACCTGTACGCCCTGGATGAATTTCAGATGCGACAACAACGCTTTCGGGAAATTGTACCCGATGCTCACATTTCTCAGGCGGAGATAGGAGGCGTCCTGAATGTCGCGGGAAGAGTAACCGCGCTTGGCGTCGAACCGTGGCAGGATGGCGTTGTCGCCGGGTTTCTTCCAGCGGTTGTACAACATGCGTACGGACTGGTTGCTGCTGGCAAATGCCGGGTTCTCGTTGTAATAATCTTCGTTGAGATAACGCATGGTTTTATCTGCAAAGGTGAACAGCGCATTCAGGTAAATCCCTTTATAGGTGATGCCGGTATTAAAACCACCGGTGAAAGGCGGGATATAGGTGCCGAATTCAGCGACGCTCAGGGCTGTTTCATTATAATCGCTGGTGGTCTTGCCGGTACGGTCATAATACAGCGGGTCGCCGGTCTGCGGATCTACGCCGGCCCATTTTGGCGCGTAGTGGGAGCCGTAAGGCAGGCCTACGCGTACAATTTTTGAATCGCCCTGCGTGAACTCGCTGGCGCCGCCCAGGTCGGTGATCACGTTTTTATTGTAAGCGAAATTGAAGCCTACGTTCCAGGTGAAGTCTTTCCCGCGGATGATATCTGCCTGCACGTCCATTTCGATGCCGCGGTTGCGCATGGCGCCGGAGTTGAGGAACATGCTGCTGAAGCCGGAAGTGATGGACAGTGGTTGTTCGATGAACAGGTTGTTGGTGATTTTATTGTACACGTCAGTCACCACGCGGATACGGTTGTTCCAGATGCCCAGGTCGAAACCGATGTTCAGCTCTTTGGCGTATTCCCAGTCATAACCGGGGTTACCGGGTTGTGAGGGCACAATTGCCGGACGGCCTGCATACTGGTCAGTACCATAGGTACGGAAATAGGCGAAGGGCCCGAGCGTGGAAAACGGGTTGGCGGAAGTACCGTAGCTGGCGCGGAAGCGCAGGTTATCCACAAAGCTCACGTCTTTGAGGAAGTTCTCTTTTTTCACTTCCCACCCGATACCGAGGGAATAGAAACCGTGCCACCGGTTGGAGGGCGGCACGGTAGACGCACCATCATAGCGGAAGGAGGCGTTAAGGGTATATTTCTCGTCGAAAGTATAACGGCCTACGGCGATGTAGGAAGCCAGCGCACTGCGGGTGCGGCTGCCGCCCACCACCGGCCCAAAGGGCGATCCGGGCGTAATGGCCGCCGGTGTTGCCGGCAGGCGGCCGTCCAGGTCAAAACCGGTATAGTTGAAAGCGCGGTAGTTGTTTTTGGTGAATTCAAAATAACCGGACACTTCGAAGTCGTGGCGGTCAGCGATGTTTTTAGTGTATGTCAGGCCGGAAGTGGTCACCAGCGTAAAGTTGCGCGTGGAGCCTTCGCCGAAGCTGCCTTTCTCTCCGTTATCTACTTTGTAGCCGGAATAGGAATCGGGGTTCACCCACTTTTCTGTGGTAGTCTCCCGGAAATCGAGCCCCAGCCTGGTTTTCGCCACCAGCCCTTTGGCGATGGTAAAGTTCAGCGAGGTACCGATGATACTTTTCAGCTGGTTGTCTTTCGTGCTGGTATTGAGTAGTGCTTCCAGGGCGTTACTGCCTTCGCGCAGGTCATAAACGGGATATACATCGTCGTTCCAGTTGGTGACCAGCGTGCCGTCGGGCAGGTACGGATATTCGTAGGGCAGTGCGTAATATACGGCTGCCAGCGGGTTAGTGCCGCTGCTGGAAGCTTCTACCGGCAGATAGGAAGATTCGGAATAGGCGAGGCCGACGTTCACGTTACCGGTCAACCGGCCTGCGCTGAAGTCCACATTGTTCTTCAGGCTGTAACGTTTCAGGCCGGTGCCCAACGCGATCCCCTGCTGATCGAAATAGTTCACCGAGCTGTAGAAGCGGATATTGTCATTGCCGCCGCTGGCGCTCAGCTGATGTTCCTGGAACTTACCGGTACGCAGGAATATTTTACGCCAGTCGGTGTTGGTATTACGCAGGCTGTCGAGGATGTGATCGGCCAGTCTTTTCTCTTCGGGGGTTTTAGTGGCGTAGTCCGGATTTTTGGGAGAGAACTCCCAGCCGGGGCCTACGTTGGAACCGGTTTCCAGCCCTATCTCTTCTTCATACTGCAGGTGTTCCACGGAGTTCATCATTTTGAACTTCGGGGTGGTCATATTGGAGAAGCCGTACTGTGATTTATAGGAAAACGACAGTTTGCCTGCCTGTCCTTTTTTGGTGGTGATCACGATCACGCCGTTGGAGCCACGGGAGCCGTACAGCGCTTTTGCGGAGGCGTCTTTAAGCACGGTCACGGAAGCAATGTCTTCGGGGTTGATGCCCTGAAACTGTCCCGCTTCGATGGGGATACCGTCCATAACGTAGAGCACGGAGGAGCTGCCGTTGATGGTGCCCACGCCGCGGACAGTGACGGTGGCCGCCGCTCCCGGCTGACCGGAGCCTGCGGATATCACCATACCTGGTACGCGGCCCTGTAATATCTGTTCAAAGCTGGCCATAGGCACCTGTGTGATCTTATCGCTGCCCACGATGCCTGCGGAGGCGGTGGATTTATCGCGGGCATAATTCGTATAACCGGTAACCGTTACCGCGTTCAGTGTTTTCACATCTTCTTCGAGGGTGATGTTGATTTCGCGGCGGCCGTTGATATCCACCTGGCGGGTGGTATAGCCTACGAGGGAGAACTGCAACACGCGCACCTGGTCGGGAGCGGTAAGCGTGTAACTGCCGTCGGCAGCGGTAAGCGCGCCGGCGTTGGAGCCTACGGCCCTCACCGTAACGCCCGGCAGGGGAAGGTTGTCGATCCCCCTCACCTTTCCGCGGATGGTAATGTCTGCGGCCGGCCGGTGGGTGGCATCTGCGGCGTAGAGTACTACCAGCCCGTCTTCCCGTTGGGACCAGGCCAGGTTGGTGCCAGCCAGCGCCTGTGTCAGCACGGCATCCAGCGTGGCGCCTTTGGCGGAAACAGACACTTTGCTGTTTTCAGGCAGTGTTTTGTCATGAAAAACAAACCGGTAGGAAGTCTGATGTTCCAGTGTCTTCAGGAACTGTTTGATACTGGTTTCCCTCACCTGCAGGGTGATCGTTTCCTGTGCCAGGCATACCGCCTGCACCTGCAGACAGGTTAAAAAAAGTAAGATGGTCAATTTCATAGTGAGCAGCAGTTTGCCGGCGGGAACAGCCTTCCCTTTCCATTTCAGGAATACAAGTTTTACCATACCTTTGATGTTGGTTTAGTTAATGATCGTTCAGGACATTATCTGGCCTAATTCCGGGGAGGTGGTGCGAACACCTCCCCTTCTTATTTTGGTTGTTACTGGTTGATATTTATTTACTGATAATAATTGTGTCGTTTACCATTTTGAAATTGAAGGGATAGGACAGCTGCAGCGCGTCCAGTGCTTTTAGTACGGTTTCACTCTCAAACGTGCCGGAATAACGGTATTGTTTCACGGCATCGTCGGCAAAGGCGATCCGGATGCCATACCACTTTTCCAGTTTCACCGCAATATCTTCCAGCGGTTCGTTCTCTATCTCCAGCCGGTTGCGTACCCACGCTATTTCCCGGGCTTTATGATTGACGGGGTCGGCATCCAGCGGCACTACCTTCAGTACGGGCGCAGCGGCGGTTTTGCCTGTTTCCGGCGTTGCCACCGTCAGTTTCTGGTTGGGCTGCAGCACTATCTTCCGCGCAGGTTCCTGCATACAGGTGATCTCTACTTTTCCGCGGAACAGGGCTGCTTCCATCGTGGGATGTCCCGTATAGGCGCTGACGTTAAACACGGTGCCCAGCACTTTGATATCGAACGCGCTGGTATGTACCAAAAAAGGTTTGCGGACATCCTGTGCCACATCAAAAAAGGCTTCGCCGGTCAGCGTCAGTTCCCGGTTTTCGCGGTTGAAC encodes:
- a CDS encoding TonB-dependent receptor, with translation MVKLVFLKWKGKAVPAGKLLLTMKLTILLFLTCLQVQAVCLAQETITLQVRETSIKQFLKTLEHQTSYRFVFHDKTLPENSKVSVSAKGATLDAVLTQALAGTNLAWSQREDGLVVLYAADATHRPAADITIRGKVRGIDNLPLPGVTVRAVGSNAGALTAADGSYTLTAPDQVRVLQFSLVGYTTRQVDINGRREINITLEEDVKTLNAVTVTGYTNYARDKSTASAGIVGSDKITQVPMASFEQILQGRVPGMVISAGSGQPGAAATVTVRGVGTINGSSSVLYVMDGIPIEAGQFQGINPEDIASVTVLKDASAKALYGSRGSNGVIVITTKKGQAGKLSFSYKSQYGFSNMTTPKFKMMNSVEHLQYEEEIGLETGSNVGPGWEFSPKNPDYATKTPEEKRLADHILDSLRNTNTDWRKIFLRTGKFQEHQLSASGGNDNIRFYSSVNYFDQQGIALGTGLKRYSLKNNVDFSAGRLTGNVNVGLAYSESSYLPVEASSSGTNPLAAVYYALPYEYPYLPDGTLVTNWNDDVYPVYDLREGSNALEALLNTSTKDNQLKSIIGTSLNFTIAKGLVAKTRLGLDFRETTTEKWVNPDSYSGYKVDNGEKGSFGEGSTRNFTLVTTSGLTYTKNIADRHDFEVSGYFEFTKNNYRAFNYTGFDLDGRLPATPAAITPGSPFGPVVGGSRTRSALASYIAVGRYTFDEKYTLNASFRYDGASTVPPSNRWHGFYSLGIGWEVKKENFLKDVSFVDNLRFRASYGTSANPFSTLGPFAYFRTYGTDQYAGRPAIVPSQPGNPGYDWEYAKELNIGFDLGIWNNRIRVVTDVYNKITNNLFIEQPLSITSGFSSMFLNSGAMRNRGIEMDVQADIIRGKDFTWNVGFNFAYNKNVITDLGGASEFTQGDSKIVRVGLPYGSHYAPKWAGVDPQTGDPLYYDRTGKTTSDYNETALSVAEFGTYIPPFTGGFNTGITYKGIYLNALFTFADKTMRYLNEDYYNENPAFASSNQSVRMLYNRWKKPGDNAILPRFDAKRGYSSRDIQDASYLRLRNVSIGYNFPKALLSHLKFIQGVQVFAQGQNLLTFTKWKSFDPENNNGEGRFDYPAARTYTFGLNVNF
- a CDS encoding FecR family protein; this translates as MNFQDYEAIDFACDASFQRYCREEHEADMAFWAEWARQHPEKTAVLAEARQLVALLSARQGGRTEQLKQLQDGLTQYERLQQALEGTLPVPADELPSSGPRRLYGRYAAVVAGALLLAAGGYFLSRQPRTTPAVTEMAAATIITAGDEPRKSVVLPDGSSLVLRKNSRVELAEGFNRENRELTLTGEAFFDVAQDVRKPFLVHTSAFDIKVLGTVFNVSAYTGHPTMEAALFRGKVEITCMQEPARKIVLQPNQKLTVATPETGKTAAAPVLKVVPLDADPVNHKAREIAWVRNRLEIENEPLEDIAVKLEKWYGIRIAFADDAVKQYRYSGTFESETVLKALDALQLSYPFNFKMVNDTIIISK